AACCAGGTAAGGCCATAAATTCTGAAGCTCTCCTTGTTTCAGGTTTGTTTGAAATCCATGGCACAACAGTTGTTCCCATTGTGAGTGTGTTAGCCCCGGAGAAGCTGTCAGCCAGCACTAGGAGGTGGTATGAAACTCAGGTACACAGTTTCCTGGCTTTCTAATTGAtctacagaggaggaagaaaacaggaaaggaaaatcagaaacagtttcctggaaatatttttctttccacttcCCTAATTTGGTGGCTTCTGAAAATTCCATTACCACAATCTCTCAGGTGCCAGGATTCTGCCCCATCATCGTCCACAGTCAAGTGTCAGTGTGGACTGTGGGCACTTAGAAGTAGTTGTGAGAATTGCTGGATCTAAACAAAAACTTTCTGATCTGGCTCTAATAGCAGATGggatgtttcttttattttaaataacaaagcaGAGATCACAAGACTGGAGGCAGGTTTCTCACTGCATTTTGGCATCTGCTGAATCCCTGATTCTGTGCTAAATGCCATGTAAGATATGAAAGACATATGACATGGCCCCAGTTCTCAATAAGTTTATAACCTTGGAAGCTTATGCATTATATAGTTGGAGAACAGACGAAAATAAGTAGAGTGCTGAATTAAATATCTTCAGTGACTGTTTGCATGGATGATAAAGGAAGGTTTGACAGACGTGATCTCTGAAGGATTTAAATAGGCGGGGAGGGAAGAGTAGGATATTCCAAATGGGACAGTAGGAAGGTGGTACAGACAATCCTAATGTGCAGTGGGGGCACTGTCCTCACTTGGGAAGAGGGTGTCAGCTGTCATTAGAAATGTGATCAGACTGAAATGTAAAAGATCAGGTACCTCATTTTTATAAGCTCTCCTAGGTGTTTCTCAGGATGTTGGGTAGCAACTCATTTCTCAcatctttttgcttttatatcacATACCATATTTCAGTTTCATGTTCTCATCGCTGGCATCTTCTCCTTTTCCTGAATTTAGCTTAATTAAAATCTCCCTGCTTCCACATGCACTATTTCACTGCACTGAGCTTTTATTAGGTGTCTTttcaaaattataagaaataagcCACTAGATGGGTTATTAAACAAATAATCAAGATAGGCTATAAAAGCTCATTTCCCATGAGAGCACAATAGGCGAGACACTCATCTTTCTGAAGTAGTTTAATAAGAGCAAGTCCTTAAATAATATTTGGGATCCTTTCTGGGCTTTGGTTTGCCACCTGTGATTGTTACCTGGAGTAGGAAATAAAATGGCAAGAAAGATTGTTTGGTTTGACAGGCTCTAAGTTCTGACATGTTTTCTTCTTGTTAGGTACAAACCCGACTTCAGACCTCCATTGCCAACTTACATCAGAAAAGCAGTGAAATTGAAATTTTGGCTGTAAGTCactttctttaacattttgaggatGGCTTCGGTCCATATTGTCAAAGCAGCATCCTCAGAAATCAGAGCTTTTCTTCTCAGTGATCATCAATAATAAGATGCAGGCTTGTTATCACTGATGTGAACCACAGTTAATCTAAATCTGTCAAGTACTGGGGGGAAAACTGAAGGTTTTGTGTTTGTgggtttcttctactttcttcctCTGAAAGATGGAGGgggaaagtgaaaatgaaaaccatcatttttctaaatgtttcagGCCTTTGGCTAGCTAAGCAGGTAACAGTGTCAACATTTGGGGTGTAGTGCATCAGTGCTGAGATCTTATCACTGCATGGTTCATTAAGACTGCTTTGTAGCACAGTGGCATCCCAGACTCTGCCCACTCTCTTCATGCTGTTCCATCCAAAGTGACACCATAGCCACATGTCAGTAGGAGCTGCCGAGGGCTCCCGAACAGTGACATGCATTTTTGTGTATCAACAGGTGGATCTACCCAAAGAAACTATCTTACAGTTTTTATCATTAGAGGTAAGCAAGATGAACTCTTCTGCACTGTGGCCTTGGTTATTTTTCAAGTAGTTCCAGGAATTTAGTAGCATTGTTCCTTTTATGTGGCGTATGTTACTTAATCAATTTTAAGGCAATCATAGTTTTCTAATGACTTTCTCTTAAATTTTGGAGATGATTTTATTAACAAACACCtaatgtttttattgtgtgtcagGCTCTGACGGGCCTTGTTCTAAGTATTTTACAAATAGtaactaactcatttaattctaacAACCCCAAgaggcaggtactattattatcttcattttacagagaatggaaaaaaaacataaatattttactaaAGGTCACCCACCTAGTAAGCAGCAGGGTCAGGATTCAAACCTGGGCAGACCAGTAGAATCTATGTTCTGAACCACCACTATACTATGCTGCCTCAAACAAATCTTCCTTCCAACTAGGGAAGCTCATTTGTAGAACTAGAACTGTATGAAAGatctttttgtaaaaattaatttaggtcctatttttaatatacttttttaaacagGTATGTACCCTTACTATCAAACAGccaaataacaatttttaaaattcgaATAGTTACGAATGCTTAACTATAATCATAGCTACAGGTGACTTTTACAACATGTTGTTTCAAAGAATACTTTTTGTCTCTCCAGAGTGTTTAGTCAAATTAAATTAGATGAAAAATGAACTCTGTCCCAGAACTAACATTTCATACATTTTCTGTTGTCTTGAAAATAAGTATACACCACTATCCTGGCAATTTACTGCTTTATGATCCACTCAAACAGATGCACATCAGAGGCGGTATCTCCATCTTACGCAAAGTAAACAGTAGGCAGAAATACCTGGTCTGAAGTCACATTAACTGGGCAGCCGCATCGTTAATCAGGATGTAATGATGGTCTTGTAAAGAAAATTGACACTTCAGAGGAGGAACCCCAGCAGTCCCCACCAGTTCTGTCTGTCACTGATTTCTTCAGTGTATTTAAGGGAGGAAATGGCATCCATACTTCATTAGTGACCCAAAAAAAGCCAGTTGCTAAACCCTAGTACCTATTATTAAGTCTTATCTATTTCCTCCTAGTGGGATGCTGATGAACAGGCATTTAACACAACTGTGAAGCAGCTGCTGTCACGCCTGCCAAAGCAGAGATACCTCAAATTAGTCTGTGATGAGATTTATAACatcaaagtagaaaaaaagtaAGTTATCACTTACGCATTGCAGGTTTCAGTGTGGTTTAAAACATAAGGAGGGGTTTTTAAATGACACGTTTTATAGTTTGGTGAGGTTCGATGGCTGATCAACTATCATGTTAGAACTGCAACTAGTAACCAATCAGTCTTGCTTAGGACTGAGTCACAGTCACAATCTTGCCAGTAACAAAACACAGCGGGTCCTGGAAGTAGTTATCACAATTATAATTGTAATCACACAAGTAACTACTATAAAtagatttaaatgaaagaaaacagctgACTTGCTTTCTGTCCTGTCAGAATACCAGTTGTTCCTATTATCTGCTTTAGAGGCAACAACCTGGGAGGCAAATGGTGGTCTCTTTATATAGGGCCTTATACTGCAGACCCTTGCCAGTCACAGCTTCTATAAAACAATTTTTCAGTGACTAGCCTTTCATCTCCTTTTTGGTGAAACAAAACTCCTGTTAAGTGTTCTAAGGATTTTTTATTAACTCTGTTATTTACCCATTATACTGATcctgtcttttcccttcttttgcaGAGTGTCTGTGCTATTCCTGTACAGCTACAGAGACGACTACTACAGAATCTTGTTTTAATTCTAATGAACGGTTATTACATTGTTCAGATGGGAGCTGATACtataaaatatacattcattGTCATTTTAACTACATTCTAAGCAACAGTCCTGCAATACTGAGCTTTGTAAATTTTTCATGTGTAACATTatgaatttatctttttgaatataataaatactttGATACCTGTTTTTTCATTGCATATCTGTTAACACTAAAGTTTTTGCAGAGCTCGAACACACAAAAACAGTGCTCTCTTAGTCCTAATGACAAAGCACATGAAAATGTCCAAATGAAGGGCatacagaaattaaatattaaccTGGAATATTCTTGATGATTTTGTAATGTGTTTATCCTAAGGTGGTTAAGCAAATTTATTTATCTATGAGAACTCACTCAAATTTGCTAAAGGAACTATGATGATGAAATTATACAGCCAAATGGGAAGAATACCCTAAAGATAGTACAACTTTACAAAATCGTCAGGTTTTAATTCTAGTAACCTAGAAGATAGATAGGGCTAAAGCCTACTCATAATCTTATCTTTCCAGAATCAGTAGTTACTGCCAGAAACTATTAATATGAGATAGGACAAGAAAGGATGGATGATCAGTGCTATTCAATACAGGTTTAATGATAAATTGCTCTTCACACAGATGGCTACAGAGACTTTACAATCCAGGAATGTACAATCATGCAACACAGAGCAATTAGCCAGTTCTAAAATAAACTGGCTTCTTACAACTACCATGTAAACATTTCAGCCCTTCTTCTATCCAAAATGATCCTAATCTCACATTAAAACAGTTATTGTAGGGAACCAGAGCCCTAGCTTTGTGGCCAAAagtaaaaaccaaagaaaaaagaacgAATGAGCAGTTAGCTGGTGAAAGCAGAGACCTGGTACCCCTCACTGTGCTGCTTTGCTCTTCTTATTCTTGCTCTTTTTGTCCCTCTTCTTCAGCCCATCCATGTTTGCTCTCAGTAGGTTTGAATAAGCCTAGAAGACACAAGAGAAGGACCTGAGTGGGAAGAGGAGCAACTGCCCCATTTCCACGATTGAGGACAGCCAGAATCAGAAAGCCTACCTGACAGTACCATGGAACACATGTATCTGAAGGAAAGTGGTATAAGAGAACTCTCACATTATAGTAGCTCTGGTAACACTTGCCCTCAGTGAGTTGCACATTTTTTACTATTTCAACAaaaagggaaaactgggcacattCTTGTTCAACTATACTCTAGACACCATATCTGAAGCTGATGACAAAACCtagcttaaaaaacagaaaaagaaggtaAGATCAGTGTTCAAAGTAAAATTCATAGCCTGGCAGCTTTTACTCATAAACTATTAGTAAAACATCACAGGAGAACAGTGAACCTAGATAGGTCTTAACTAGGTATTCAAAATTACGCTGTCTTGCCCTAAAAAGGGGACATAGGGAACACCAGAAACTCACCATCTGAAACTTATTCACTTCTTTGGAGCTCACCtggaaaaggggggaaaaaaaagtcacccCTCTTATCTATATAAGAATTCTCTGCCTCACCCCACATACTAACTCAAAAGCCTCAAGACACTATTcttattgtttatatttcttcccAACTTTGGGGATCATACTACACAAGAGGCTATTTTTCTACTCCACTTTCTTCTGTACTTACTTTCTACACAAGAACTGCACCAAGCTGGGAACAAGGCAGAAGTGGGCTCCTACAGAAGCTATGCTTCTCACCTCTTTTGAAATCTCTTAGACACATGGCATTTTTCTCTTGAGATGCCAAAGGACTTAGTATTAATCTTTTgtacaaaatacatttaaactGCTCCCTCCCCATCTTATTTTAAACACCTCCCATTCATTCAGGCCTATTTAAGCAAAATGCAAGCTACCACAAGACATTCTACTTGTAAAGATTCATTAGGTTTTCACATTCAtaccaactttattttttaaagaccacATTAAGCTTGCCTTACTGTAAAAGTCCTCTCAAGATAGTTGATAAGTCTCCCTTTACCAGTTAATTATGGCCTGCATTCTCATGAACATCCTATAGGATGTGATAAGAGGGCAACCTGGTTCTGTCCCAGCAAAAGAAAGTACTCATGTGGACTCCAGGAGTATCACTTTGCCATATTCAACCCCCACCTTGAAACACTAGGGCACTTGACTAAATGGTTCTCAAGAACCAATCCTAACACACAGCTACACGCTTGGTGAACCACAGAGATAAGGGAATAATCAGCTTTAAAGTAAATGCATCATCTGGTACCAAGAAACTGCTCATTGAAGGCCCAGCACACTTATATAGGATACAGAATCAAATATTTCTGCCAACTTATCCTTACAGTACTACTATGAGTGAGAACTGCTATGCTCATTTTATATCCACAAAAATTTCAGCAGAATAGCAAGTATTTGACTTCTACCTTCATTTTAACTTTGCTCGTTAGTTTTCTATTAAAGTAATAAAAGAAGGCCTGGATCCCCAAACAGCTGGGGAGCTACACACTCACTagcttttatttaaaacacaaacaaacctggTTCACATAAGCCCCATTCTCGGTTAAGTTCAAGTCTTCAAACTCCAAAATTGTAGTATTAGGAATCCAACTCACCACAGTGCTGATCTTCTTTTTCCCATCGGTAGCTCTTAACAGACACTTGTTGTCTGAGGGCTCAAAGCCCTCCACAGAACCTTTCCTTGGAATGGGTTTAGTTCGACCATCATCTGCATGAAAAATACACCCTAGTGAACACAGCCCCAATCGTTGTTAACAGGTAGACAAGTTAACAAGCAGAGAAGGCATACGAAGAGGCTGCCTAATCCACCTCCACAGCCCTAGCTCGGTCACCGACGGCTTGGCAAGACCTTGGGCAACTACTTGCTACTTCCACGACGGGAACATTGTAATATCAAAGCCTTTTACGTCTCACTAATCGTGGCAGGGTTTGGGATCGCTGACAAAAATTAGAGTCCTGACATGTTTGGGGCCCACGGTACCCAGAACCGCTCACTCAGGTGGCTAAGTGCTGGGGGCCACAAGAGCCACAGTCCCTAATACTCTCCGGTCCCTCAGCCTTGCATGCACGCGGTACAAGGTGGAGGAGGGTCAAGGCAGGCGGGGAGACATGGCAGACGCCTCCGCCCGTTGACTGTCAGCCACCGGGCACCCGGGCAGCGGCGTCGCTCGGCCTCCGACAGGTGCTTACACTTCTTCAGGGTGATGAACACGCTGCCCGACAACCGGCACTTCTGGAAAAGCCTGGTCAGCTCCGTCAGGAACTGGAACACACAAACCCGGCCCCGTTAGACAGCCCCAAAAGCTTGCCCCGCCGCGTCAAGTCCCAGTACCTCTCGCAGAAGGAGACAGAGGTGTCGCGCTAAGCCCCGAACTGCATCCGTCCCTCGACTGTCCAGCTCCAGTGTTACCtgctcgctctccagcaggacCATCCCGG
This is a stretch of genomic DNA from Manis javanica isolate MJ-LG chromosome 8, MJ_LKY, whole genome shotgun sequence. It encodes these proteins:
- the SRP14 gene encoding signal recognition particle 14 kDa protein, whose protein sequence is MVLLESEQFLTELTRLFQKCRLSGSVFITLKKYDGRTKPIPRKGSVEGFEPSDNKCLLRATDGKKKISTVVSSKEVNKFQMAYSNLLRANMDGLKKRDKKSKNKKSKAAQ